One segment of Toxoplasma gondii ME49 chromosome VI, whole genome shotgun sequence DNA contains the following:
- the RPL22 gene encoding ribosomal protein RPL22 (encoded by transcript TGME49_239760), with translation MAKAHMRAAGSGRGAGGKKGAAAKPVKVKFTVDCQKPVDDNIIEAKGLERFLQTHIKVDGKCNNLGDRVQVSREKAKVFVTAELPFSKRYIKYLTKKYLKKQMLRDFMRVVSSRDTVYELRYFQMPQEDETAA, from the exons ATGGCGAAGGCCCACATGAGGGCGGCAGGCTCTGGCCGTGGCGCTGGTGGGAAGAAAGGCGCCGCAGCGAAACCGGTCAAGGTGAAGTTTACCGTCGACTGTCAGAAACCTGTGGACGACAACATTATCGAGGCCAAGGGACTG GAACGATTCTTGCAGACGCACATCAAGGTAGATGGCAAGTGCAACAACCTGGGCGACCGCGTCCAAGTCTCCCGCGAAAAGGCGAAGGTGTTTGTGACCGCTGAACTGCCTTTCTCGAAGAGATACATCAAG TACCTGACGAAGAAATATCTCAAGAAGCAGATGCTGCGCGACTTCATGCGCGTGGTCAGCAGCCGCGATACAGTGTATGAGTTGCGGTACTTCCAGATGCCtcaggaagacgaaacagcgGCTTAA
- the ALV7 gene encoding alveolin domain containing intermediate filament IMC11 (encoded by transcript TGME49_239770~Gene product name based on ToxoDB Community Expert Annotation.), translating into MSGCQQNDWQRRKYILGAHGLSHCRSWKQDFVDSRVLKPSVVGEKCDRDWVRVLVLQPVDIKTKFVQVPVVKKVDRFVPKVTYEEKLVEVPRLIHKTVEKFVEKPYINESRFQSTLEKSTCKMRCGCCAALHPT; encoded by the exons ATGAGCGGCTGCCAGCAAAACGACTGGCAGCGAAGGAAGTACATTCTTGGTGCACACGGTCTCTCTCATTGTCGCTCATGGAAGCAAGACTTCGTGGACAGCCGCGTGCTGAAGCCCAGCGTCGTCGGAGAGAAATGTGATCGAGATTGGGTTCGCGTTCTCGTACTCCAGCCAGTAGATATCAAGACGAAATTTGTGCAAGTTCCGGTGGTGAAGAAAGTTGACAGATTCGTTCCTAAAGTCACCTACGAAGAGAAACTCGTCGAAGTCCCACGGCTGATCCATAAGACAGTAGAGAAGTTCGTCGAAAAGCCATATATCAA CGAATCCCGATTCCAGTCTACATTGGAGAAATCCACATGCAAGATGcgctgcggctgctgcgCGGCGCTGCATCCAACGTAG
- a CDS encoding hypothetical protein (encoded by transcript TGME49_239780~Signal peptide predicted by SignalP 2.0 HMM (probability 0.917) with cleavage site probability 0.536 at residue 39~Predicted trans-membrane domain (TMHMM2.0):19-42), with protein MTPADSEHRTRARTSTPAVWLNIVLIVLMVSSSFATCTASSMRASRDVHPGFAFSDHVWSAYVPSNPVSLQETTWSNELQSTMLPVLARHPLGEGKMPWTGAVATGKAGGDLRTGAAGVSDPNDGATQVEQTEEPMLPTHFLASVISPVTTFLWALDGDLKGSLDSLDKALAADSTQTASRWSPLHLDALTDPSRTDDCRLVEKRTPESLDTCKIMVIEIPMPPYDLGNIAKDAWEKATFPERLFVWGFELSCRSYLECSQNMDKTRPDLFDGIYLYNGVDAYGAPVYIKEVSDELVMLEDGLRITNIFLICSLPDADGASGQLPWAAIFPHESNARDFERRPYPFAYINDDDIPVPQQSSAGVESSGHTAQDALQISRLTYSRTRWHLVPPGEATQAIRFFPAIVKVKPI; from the exons ATGACACCTGCGGATTCCGAACATCGTACACGGGCAAGGACATCTACACCAGCGGTCTGGCTGAATATCGTGCTCATCGTTTTAATGGTCTCGAGCTCGTTCGCCACATGCACAGCATCATCCATGAGGGCATCTCGCGATGTGCACCCGGGGTTTGCTTTTTCGGACCATGTTTGGTCAGCGTATGTGCCTTCCAATCCTGTCTCGCTTCAAGAAACCACATGGAGCAATGAACTGCAATCCACGATGCTGCCCGTGCTGGCTCGTCATCCTCTCGGAGAAGGCAAAATGCCATGGACCGGA GCAGTTGCCACTGGAAAGGCTGGAGGCGACCTCAGGACTGGCGCTGCCGGTGTCTCAGACCCAAACGATGGAGCAACGCAGGTAGAGCAAACCGAAGAGCCAATGCTTCCCACGCACTTTTTGGCATCAGTGATTTCTCCAGTGACGACGTTCCTTTGGGCACTTGATGGGGATCTCAAGGGCTCGCTAGACAGTCTCGACAAGGCGCTGGCTGCGGACTCAACGCAAACGGCTTCTCGCTGGTCTCCGCTCCATCTCGATGCTCT GACGGATCCCTCGCGAACTGATGATTGCCGTTTGGTGGAAAAGCGTACACCAGAGTCGCTGGATACGTGCAAGATCATGGTAATAGAAATACCGATGCCACCATACGACTTGGGCAACATCGCCAAAGACGCATGGGAGAAAGCGACGTTTCCTG AAAGGCTGTTTGTGTGGGGTTTTGAACTCTCTTGCCGTTCTTACCTCGAATGCTCGCAAAACATGGACAAAACACGCCCGGACCTTTTCGATGGCATCTACTTGTACAATGGCGTGGATGCGTACGGAGCTCCCGTTTACATCAAAGAGGTTTCCGACGAACTTGTAATGTTGGAGGATGGCTTGCGAATCACGAATATTTTTCTTATTTGCTCACTACCGGATGCTGACGGCGCTTCTGGACAACTCCCTTGGGCTGCGATTTTTCCCCATGAGTCTAATGCCCGT GATTTCGAACGCAGACCTTATCCATTCGCGTACATCAATGATGATGACATACCAGTCCCTCAGCAGTCTTCCGCTGGTGTAGAAAGTTCCGGGCATACTGCGCAGGATGCATTACAGATATCACGACTTACGTACAGTCGGACCAGGTGGCACTTGGTTCCTCCGGGTGAAGCAACTCAAGCAATCCGCTTTTTCCCAGCCATCGTGAAA GTGAAACCAATCTGA
- a CDS encoding hypothetical protein (encoded by transcript TGME49_239755~Predicted trans-membrane domain (TMHMM2.0):33-56:75-98:131-154:281-304) has translation MEMGRRLRRSSAWTRWFWTFRFNWERRRNTWRMLFYFNLLAGCCAAGIVFTFILHVLTSDASFFINYRCGAVAKNLIRTNFVAVMVTAGIMGLSALLMSRVTGLFSAHALGDFKPMGHWTDRVGFIVKWLPWFISLCFFVLIGISIVNIVWIFATPTAWCSRRWSNLGLQAVRNCRAWYGGTAACLTIAETEQLSGSSQNCNDGDFLQSTFFLYFIPLDDPSACSFSIPEICLLFKNSYSSLAIESNPDWESTEASRCEGLAARGVSADDFIVNSSSDLYRYLMIYTGSWCMTICALLAFFFYTKYSSHFESHFSQPSERTNFVVLSILRPLTPWNEGI, from the exons ATGGAAATGGGTCGACGCCTTCGGCGTTCGTCAGCCTGGACAAGGTGGTTTTGGACTTTTCGTTTTAACTGGGAACGTCGGAGAAATACTTGGAGAATGTTGTTTTATTTCAATCTTCTGGCTGGCTGTTGTGCTGCTGGAATCGTCTTCACTTTTATTCTGCACGTATTAACCTCAgacgcctccttcttcatcaACTACCGTTGTGGTGCCGTGGCAAAGAACCTTATCAGGACTAATTTTGTAGCGGTAATGGTCACCGCGGGCATAATGGGACTGTCAGCATTGTTGATGAGCCGAGTCACTGGCCTGTTCAGTGCGCATGCTTTAGGAGACTTTAAGCCAATGGGTCACTGGACGGATAGGGTCGGCTTTATAGTCAAGTGGCTGCCCTGGTTTATATCGCTATGCTTCTTTGTCTTGATTGGCATCAGTATTGTCAACATCGTGTGGATCTTTGCCACTCCTACCGCATGGTGCTCCAGACGTTGGTCCAATCTCGGATTGCAGGCTGTGAGGAACTGCAGGGCCTGGTATGGGGGCACAGCTGCCTGTTTAACGATTG CGGAGACCGAGCAACTATCTGGCTCTTCACAGAACTGTAACGACGGCGACTTCCTGCAGTCTACCTTTTTTCTGTACTTTATCCCACTTGATGACCCTTCAGCCTGTTCCTTCTCAATTCCGGAGATTTGCCTTCTATTCAAAAATTCTTACAGCTCCTTGGCAATCGAATCAAATCCAGACTGGGAGTCGACGGAGGCCTCCAGGTGCGAAGGCCTCGCAGCTAGAGGCGTTTCGGCGGATGACTTCATTGTCAATTCTAGCAGCGACTTGTACCGCTATCTCATGATTTACACTGGAAGTTGGTGTATGACCATCTGTGCACTTCTAGCTTTCTTTTTTTATACCAAGTATTCCTCCCATTTTGAAAGCCACTTTTCACAGCCGTCAGAGCGAACGAACTTCGTTGTTCTCTCGATACTCAGGCCACTGACTCCTTGGAATGAGGGAATTTAG